The Candidatus Nezhaarchaeota archaeon genomic interval CCCTCAGGGTTCTCGATGATGTAAGAGTACATCCTCCCCTTCTCGGTTTGCTCCAACATCTCCTTAGCGCTCATCTCAGCATACTCCCCTAGCGGAACGAAGTAGACTTCCTCAGCCCTCCTAACATCGTAGGTTACTGGCGGCTTGATCTTAGAGAAGTCGTGAAGTCCGATTGCTACTCTCCTCCTCTTCCTCCCGAGGGTATCGTGTATCTTCTCCTGAGCCTCTATGAGAGCTATCAACGACTCCTCTGTCTTGAGGTCTACGTTCCTGACGAGAGCTGCTACTACGTAGGGCCTTACTCTGTCTACCCCTCTACCTACATCCACTCTGAATATCTTCCTGCTCACAACGTACTTAGGTAGGCCTAACTCCTCGTTGGAGACGCCCTTCAGGCACCTGACTATCCCCTCCAAGGTCACTAGATCCATCCTAT includes:
- a CDS encoding phenylalanine--tRNA ligase subunit beta; the encoded protein is MPVVSFSRSEMERIWREFSEEEISNLLEFTKLNLESFGDEITFEVTSDRMDLVTLEGIVRCLKGVSNEELGLPKYVVSRKIFRVDVGRGVDRVRPYVVAALVRNVDLKTEESLIALIEAQEKIHDTLGRKRRRVAIGLHDFSKIKPPVTYDVRRAEEVYFVPLGEYAEMSAKEMLEQTEKGRMYSYIIENPEG